A genomic window from Pyxicephalus adspersus chromosome 2, UCB_Pads_2.0, whole genome shotgun sequence includes:
- the LOC140322158 gene encoding olfactory receptor 5G9-like has product MNTPLLFSIRQNLTSFNVTLLGFQGSHLFQMFCFTFFLLIYCATMCGNLLIILLVSSNKNLHTPMYFFLTQLSISDILLSSDIVPNLLHVLLHSPIAMSFSSCITQLFFFIMAEGFECFLLTIMSYDRYIAICNPLQYNTIMKHETCIKLVLLSWSLIFLPSLVEVLTVYNLWFCEQNIIDHFFCDMEPLLDLSCSDTSIVHIEMFVACFPLAIFPFSFIIASYICIIYNILIIQSTTSRQKAFSTCISHLTVVSIFFGTLFFTYIVLTKVQLFTLGKILSVFYTVVIPLLNPVIYSLRNKDIKTALNKSAHNVLLSFLHFR; this is encoded by the coding sequence ATGAATACACCTCTACTTTTTTCAATTAGACAAAATTTGACATCATTTAATGTCACATTATTAGGTTTTCAGGGTTCTCATCTTTTTCAAATGTTctgttttactttctttcttttaatatacTGTGCTACAATGTGTGGGAACCTCCTGATCATTTTATTGGTGTCTTCCAACAAGAACCTCCacactcccatgtacttcttcctcaccCAACTCTCCATCTCAGACATTCTGCTGAGTTCAGATATCGTACCCAACTTGCTCCATGTTCTACTCCATAGTCCTATTGCCATGTCCTTCTCTAGCTGcataacacaattatttttttttataatggcagaaggttttgaatgttttctcCTGACAATCATGTCCTATGATCGATATATTGCTATCTGTAACCCCTTACAGTACAACACCATAATGAAGCATGAAACCTGCATAAAACTAGTTCTTCTTTCCTGGTCACTGATCTTTTTGCCATCATTAGTTGAAGTCCTAACAGTGTATAATTTATGGTTCTGTGAACAAAATATTATTGaccattttttctgtgatatGGAACCTCTCCTGGACCTTTCTTGTTCAGACACCTCTATCGTTCACATAGAAATGTTTGTTGCTTGTTTTCCATTAGCTATATTTCCATTCAGTTTTATCATTGCATCTTACATTTGtatcatttacaatattttaataattcaatCAACGACCAGCAGACAAAAAGCCTTTTCTACTTGTATTTCCCACCTGACCGTGGTGTCCATTTTTTTTGGAACGctattttttacttacattgttCTTACAAAAGTACAATTGTTTACACTGGGTAAAATATTATCAGTGTTCTATACTGTAGTAATTCCATTATTAAATCCAGTTATCTATAGCTTGAGAAATAAAGACATCAAGACAGCCTTAAATAAATCTGCTCACAATGTCCTTCTGAGTTTTCTACACTTCAGgtga